A section of the Oryza sativa Japonica Group chromosome 1, ASM3414082v1 genome encodes:
- the LOC4324683 gene encoding vacuolar-processing enzyme codes for MAARARLRLVLPPLAALLLFAHLAAVAVARPRWEEEGSNLRLPSERAVAAGAAADDAAEAAEGTRWAVLIAGSNGYYNYRHQADVCHAYQIMKRGGLKDENIIVFMYDDIAHNPENPRPGVIINHPQGGDVYAGVPKDYTGKEVNVKNLFAVLLGNKTAVKGGSGKVLDSGPNDHIFIFYSDHGGPGVLGMPTYPYLYGDDLVDVLKKKHAAGTYKSLVFYLEACESGSIFEGLLPNGINVYATTASNADESSWGTYCPGEYPSPPPEYDTCLGDLYSVAWMEDSDVHNLRTESLKQQYNLVKERTSVQHTYYSGSHVMEYGSLELNAHHVFMYMGSNPANDNATFVEDNSLPSFSRAVNQRDADLVYFWQKYRKLPESSPEKNEARKQLLEMMAHRSHVDNSVELIGNLLFGSEEGPRVLKAVRATGEPLVDDWSCLKSMVRTFEAQCGSLAQYGMKHMRSFANICNAGISAEAMAKVAAQACTSIPSNPWSSTHRGFSA; via the exons ATGGCGGCGCGCgctcgcctccgcctcgtccTGCCCCCGCTCGCGGCGCTGCTCCTCTTCgcgcacctcgccgccgtcgcggtggcgcggccgcggtgggaggaggagggcagcaACCTCCGCCTGCCGTCGGAGCGCGCCGTGGcggctggcgcggcggcggacgacgctGCCGAGGCCGCCGAGGGCACCAGGTGGGCCGTCCTCATCGCCGGCTCCAACGGCTACTACAACTACCGCCACCAG GCGGATGTCTGCCATGCCTACCAGATCATGAAGAGGGGCGGGCTCAAGGACGAGAACATCATCGTCTTCATGTACGATGACATCGCGCACAACCCGGAGAATCCGAGGCCTGGTGTCATCATCAACCATCCCCAGGGTGGCGATGTCTATGCTGGGGTCCCGAAG GATTACACTGGGAAGGAGGTTAATGTCAAAAACTTGTTTGCTGTTCTGCTCGGTAACAAAACTGCTGTCAAAGGTGGGAGTGGCAAAGTCCTGGACAGTGGCCCCAACGatcatattttcattttttacaGTGACCATGGGGGTCCTGGTGTCCTTG GGATGCCAACCTATCCATACCTCTACGGTGATGATCTTGTAGATGTTCTGAAGAAGAAGCATGCTGCTGGGACGTACAAAAGCCTG GTCTTTTACCTTGAAGCCTGTGAATCTGGAAGCATCTTTGAGGGTCTATTGCCAAATGGCATCAATGTTTATGCCACCACTGCATCAAACGCTGATGAGAGCAGCTGGGGAACATACTGCCCTGGGGAGTACCCGAGCCCACCTCCGGAGTACGACACATGCCTAGGGGACTTGTACAGCGTTGCTTGGATGGAAGACAG CGATGTCCACAACCTGAGAACTGAATCACTCAAGCAGCAGTACAATCTC GTCAAGGAAAGGACATCTGTGCAGCACACATATTACTCTGGGTCACATGTGATGGAATACGGTTCTTTAGAGCTGAATGCCCATCATGTGTTCATGTACATGGGTTCCAATCCGGCTAACGACAATGCTACATTTGTGGAAGATAACTCGTTGCCATCGTTCTCAAGGGCTGTTAATCAGCGGGATGCTGACCTGGTTTACTTCTGGCAGAAG TACCGCAAATTGCCTGAGAGTTCTCCTGAGAAAAACGAAGCTCGGAAGCAATTGCTTGAAATGATGGCACACAGATCTCATGTTGACAACAGTGTTGAGCTGATCGGAAACCTTCTCTTTGGCTCTGAGGAAGGCCCAAGGGTTCTAAAGGCTGTTCGTGCAACTGGCGAACCTCTTGTTGATGACTGGAGTTGTCTCAAGTCTATG GTACGCACTTTCGAAGCACAATGCGGCTCGCTAGCGCAGTATGGAATGAAGCATATGCGTTCCTTTGCAAACATCTGCAATGCTGGCATCTCTGCTGAAGCGATGGCAAAGGTTGCTGCGCAGGCTTGCACCAGCATTCCCTCCAACCCCTGGAGTTCCACCCATAGGGGTTTTAGTGCTTAA